Proteins encoded within one genomic window of Oryza brachyantha chromosome 7, ObraRS2, whole genome shotgun sequence:
- the LOC102705828 gene encoding laccase-14-like, whose amino-acid sequence MHACCNMGCSRSGLMILSLLLLGCAVADAAIVEHTFHVGNLTVERLGQRQVITAVNGQFPGPKVEARDGDTIVVRVVNKSPYNITIHWHGVLQRLSAWADGPAMVTQCPILPGAASYTYRFNVTGQVGTLWWHAHVSFLRATVYGALLIRPRPSSRYPFPTPHAEHTLLLGEWWNTSTGGLVDVERQAFLTGGQPANSAALTINGMPGLHAHQMHHLHVARGNTYLLRLVNAALNYQLFFKVAAHAFTVVAVDACYTDPYHTDVIVIAPGQTVDALMHAGAAPGGRYYVAAQVYQSIANATYSATARALLLYDYEEEEDQQHQEIMMPTMPALNDSATAQRFYGRLTGLLRDGKPTVPQRVDTRMLVTYGLAIAPCAPAQTLCNRTRGSLAASMNNVSFQLPASMSLLEAARAGRSAAGVYTRDFPDRPPVMFDFTNASVANGNTSLMFTSRGTRVKALRFNETVEVVLQNTAVLGPENHPLHLHGFNFYVVAQGTGNFHRRRAGRAYNLINPQQRNTIAVAAGGWAVIRFTADNPGVWLMHCHLDAHLPFGLAMAFQVDDGPTPDASLPPPPPDYPPC is encoded by the exons atgcatgcatgctgcaaTATGGGCTGCAGCAGGTCAGGATTAATGATACtgtcattattattattaggcTGCGCCGTGGCTGATGCTGCCATCGTGGAGCACACATTCCAT GTGGGCAACCTGACGGTGGAGCGGCTTGGGCAGCGGCAGGTGATCACGGCGGTGAACGGGCAGTTCCCCGGTCCCAAGGTGGaagcgcgcgacggcgacaccaTCGTCGTCCGCGTCGTCAACAAGTCGCCCTACAACATCACCATCCACTGGCACGGCGTCCTGCAACGCCTCTCCGCCTGGGCCGACGGCCCCGCCATGGTCACCCAGTGCCCCAtcctccccggcgccgcctcctacACCTACCGCTTCAACGTCACCGGCCAGGTGGGCACCCTCTGGTGGCACGCCCATGTCTCCTTCCTCCGCGCCACCGTCTACGGCGCCCTCCTCATCCGCCCCCGCCCCTCCTCCCGCTACCCTTTCCCCACGCCCCACGCCGAGCACACCCTCCTCCTAGGCGAGTGGTGGAACACCTCCACCGGCGGCCTCGTCGACGTCGAGAGGCAGGCCTTCCTCACCGGCGGCCAGCCCGCCAACTCCGCCGCGCTCACCATCAACGGCATGCCCGGCCTCCACGCGCACCAGATGCACCACCTGCACGTCGCGCGTGGCAACACCTACCTGCTCCGCCTCGTCAACGCTGCCCTCAACTACCAGCTCTTCTTCAAGGTGGCCGCCCACGCCTTcacggtcgtcgccgtcgacgcctgCTACACCGACCCCTACCACACGGACGTCATCGTCATCGCGCCCGGCCAGACGGTGGACGCCCTCATGCACGCAGGCGCCGCGCCCGGCGGCCGCTACTACGTGGCCGCACAGGTGTACCAGAGCATCGCCAACGCCACATACAGCGCCACCGCCAGGGCGCTCCTCCTCTACGActacgaggaggaggaggatcagCAGCATCAGGAGATCATGATGCCGACCATGCCGGCGCTCAACGACAGCGCAACAGCGCAGCGCTTCTACGGCCGCCTGACGGGGCTTCTGCGGGACGGCAAGCCGACGGTGCCGCAGCGGGTGGACACGCGGATGCTGGTGACGTACGGCCTGGCCATCGCACCATGCGCGCCAGCGCAGACGCTGTGCAACCGGACGCGGGGCTCGCTGGCGGCCAGCATGAACAACGTGTCGTTCCAGCTGCCGGCGTCCATGTCGCTGCTGGaagcggcgcgcgcgggccgATCGGCTGCCGGCGTGTACACGCGCGACTTCCCTGACCGGCCGCCGGTCATGTTCGACTTCACGAACGCGTCGGTGGCCAACGGCAACACATCGCTGATGTTCACGTCGAGGGGCACGAGGGTGAAGGCGCTGCGGTTTAACGAGACGGTGGAGGTGGTGCTGCAGAACACGGCGGTGCTGGGGCCGGAGAACCACCCTCTGCACCTCCACGGCTTCAACTTCTACGTGGTCGCGCAGGGGACGGGCAACTTCCACCGGCGTAGGGCTGGCCGCGCCTACAACCTCATCAACCCGCAGCAGCGCAacaccatcgccgtcgccgccggcggctgggCGGTCATCCGGTTCACGGCCGACAACCCCGGCGTGTGGCTGATGCACTGCCACCTGGACGCACACCTGCCCTTCGGCTTGGCCATGGCCTTCCAGGTGGACGACGGCCCCACCCCCGACGCCAGtctgcccccgccgccgccggactaTCCCCCATGCTAA